The Pyrus communis chromosome 9, drPyrComm1.1, whole genome shotgun sequence genome has a segment encoding these proteins:
- the LOC137746337 gene encoding transcription factor bHLH130-like — MYNGPPASNSTLTSLIQISTVASSAPPFMDSNTHQHNSGLLRFRSAPRSLLANFADGGDSGLHSKNPIEGSSESERLFSRFANYSHNNDSDSWPSSFQESDDKSVVTSTEAAVSAIRMSSQGGYSGLPPHYPRQSSFNGGYGLAGSGPMERHHTPANKSVHSNSNLVRQSSSPAGLFSNTSLQNGFPFGTWNDSSNFPENLGGMRRDQDHDGKLFSVDQNGELENRFHVLSHHLSIPKTSAEIAMEKFLQLQDSVPCKVRAKRGCATHPRSIAERVRRTRISERMRKLQELVPNMDKQTNTADMLDLAVDYIKDLQKQFKTLSDVRANCKCLNMQKPVSNQVV, encoded by the exons ATGTATAATGGTCCTCCAGCATCAAATTCTACCTTGACCTCATTAATTCAAATTTCCACTGTAGCAAGCAGTGCACCGCCATTCATGGATTCAAATACCCACCAACACAATTCTGGGTTGCTCAGATTTCGCTCTGCTCCGCGCTCCCTCCTCGCCAATTTCGCCGACGGCGGCGATTCGGGGCTTCACAGTAAAAACCCAATTGAGGGTTCTTCGGAGTCTGAGAGATTGTTCTCCAGATTCGCGAATTACAGCCATAACAACGACTCGGATTCCTGGCCGTCGAGTTTTCAAGAATCTGACGACAAATCCGTGGTGACATCAACGGAGGCGGCGGTGTCAGCGATCCGGATGAGCTCACAGGGAGGGTATTCTGGGCTGCCCCCTCATTATCCGAGGCAGAGCTCGTTTAATGGCGGATATGGGTTGGCGGGTTCCGGTCCAATGGAGCGTCATCACACTCCGGCCAACAAGTCAGTTCATTCGAATTCAAATCTTGTTAGACAAAGTAGTTCCCCTGCTGGGCTTTTCTCCAACACCTCTCTTCAAAACG GATTCCCATTCGGAACTTGGAATGACTCATCGAATTTTCCAGAGAATTTAGGTGGCATGAGAAGAGACCAAGATCATGATGGGAAATTATTTTCGGTTGATCAG AACGGAGAGCTTGAAAACCGGTTTCATGTATTGTCCCATCACCTGAGTATACCAAAAACTTCAGCAGAAATTGCCATGGAAAAGTTCTTGCAACTTCAAGATTCTGTACCTTGCAAAGTTAGAGCAAAGAGAGGTTGTGCCACTCATCCTCGAAGCATTGCCGAAAGA GTGAGAAGAACACGGATCAGTGAACGAATGAGGAAACTACAAGAACTCGTCCCAAACATGGACAAG CAAACCAACACGGCAGACATGCTCGATTTGGCAGTTGATTATATTAAAGATCTTCAGAAACAGTTCAAG ACGCTTAGCGATGTTAGAGCAAACTGCAAGTGCTTAAACATGCAGAAGCCGGTGTCGAATCAGGTCGTTTGA
- the LOC137746093 gene encoding ras-related protein RABA4d, with protein sequence MSNLYGDYNQKIDYVFKVVLIGDSAVGKTQLLARFARNEFSVDSKATIGVEFQTKTLVLDQKTVKAQIWDTAGQERYRAVTSAYYRGAVGAMLVYDMTKRQSFDHMARWLEELRGHADKNIVIMLIGNKCDLGSLRAVPTEDAQEFAQRENLFFMETSALEATNVETAFLMILREIYRIMSKKTLAASDLDGGDSGLLKGTAIIVPGPDGDGSRKGGCCFSST encoded by the exons ATGTCGAATTTATATGGAGATTATAACCAGAAGATTGATTATGTGTTCAAAGTGGTGTTGATTGGAGATTCGGCGGTGGGGAAAACACAGCTGCTCGCGCGATTTGCTAGAAATGAATTCAGTGTGGACTCGAAAGCCACGATAGGGGTCGAATTTCAAACGAAAACACTTGTTCTCGATCAGAAAACCGTCAAGGCGCAGATTTGGGACACGGCTGGCCAAGAAAG GTACAGAGCAGTCACGAGCGCATACTACCGAGGTGCAGTAGGAGCAATGTTGGTTTATGACATGACCAAGCGTCAATCGTTTGACCACATGGCTAGGTGGTTGGAGGAATTGAGGGGGCATGCCGATAAGAACATCGTTATAATGCTCATCGGCAACAAATGTGACTTGGGGAGTCTTCGAGCAGTGCCAACTGAGGATGCACAGGAGTTTGCTCAAAGAGAAAACCTATTTTTTATGGAAACATCCGCTCTTGAAGCCACCAACGTTGAAACTGCGTTTTTGATGATCTTAAGGGAGATATACCGGATAATGAGCAAGAAGACACTAGCTGCCAGTGACCTAGATGGCGGAGATTCAGGTCTCCTAAAAGGAACAGCAATTATTGTTCCCGGTCCAGATGGGGATGGTTCTAGGAAGGGTGGGTGCTGCTTCTCCTCCACTTAA